One genomic segment of Sulfurimonas sp. includes these proteins:
- a CDS encoding NAD-binding protein, producing the protein MKNRAALIFGYNDYALEIAKNVTYEYENVYLYSLNSEQDILKNRSCFEVKSFDLSDKWDDLNENIDIQNSIAFCVLEDSAENIFLTISLRSSFVNLNIIALSNNKQTANKLQMAGANKVIPLVQTTAEMISEMLQKPIVKDVFHKILFESGALKIAQVKVNESNCYIGNVVSDIDWSKRYGIVVLAIVNEDMSSEFIYSSKVKHHIVSKDDMYIVVGYETDIKEFEKMTGSACD; encoded by the coding sequence ATGAAAAATAGAGCCGCTTTGATTTTTGGATATAACGATTATGCTTTGGAGATTGCCAAAAATGTTACATATGAGTATGAAAATGTTTACCTGTATAGTTTAAACAGCGAGCAAGATATTTTAAAAAACAGGTCTTGTTTTGAAGTAAAAAGTTTTGATTTAAGCGATAAGTGGGATGATTTGAATGAAAATATCGATATCCAAAATTCTATAGCATTTTGCGTTTTAGAAGATAGTGCAGAGAATATTTTTTTAACAATTTCACTTAGGTCTTCATTTGTCAATCTAAATATTATAGCTCTTTCAAACAACAAGCAAACGGCAAACAAATTACAAATGGCGGGCGCAAACAAGGTTATACCTCTTGTTCAAACGACGGCAGAAATGATTTCAGAGATGTTGCAAAAACCAATTGTTAAAGATGTTTTTCATAAAATTTTATTTGAAAGCGGTGCGTTAAAAATCGCTCAAGTTAAGGTAAATGAGAGTAATTGTTATATAGGCAATGTTGTATCTGATATAGACTGGAGTAAAAGATACGGTATCGTGGTTTTAGCAATCGTAAATGAAGATATGAGCAGCGAATTTATATATTCATCCAAAGTAAAGCATCATATAGTAAGTAAAGATGATATGTATATAGTTGTCGGATATGAGACGGATATAAAAGAGTTTGAAAAAATGACTGGGAGCGCATGTGACTAA